The DNA region AATTATGGTGAAtatttcaaatgaactgcgcaatactgtcagaaattgtatgttccgaccagagagtttaatatgtgatatgactgactaaatgacgtgaattcggtgtgaaaattttcatgtatgaacttgaatatgtcctctgtattgtgaccaaaatttagcttcttttgaggtagggtgaatttatagtgatttttacaaaacggtcgcgcagttctgctagttttctgccttgttaaaatgacacctagtttcaagtttaaaagtattatatgatgcatgtatgtccaaggagcGTGTTTAAATtgtgtgatcacgtgtgataagttgaaatgcgatgcgtgtgtctttacacctttgggacgtatgttgggttggggaatttaGAAAGACGaggagagagaaacgataggacatgcatagttaACATGTTGATGTGTGAGGCTGACCtatgttgtcattgacaagggtgttgtgtattcgtgaactctaggatcgagagttgctaagttgggttgtgaattgctaagcgatcgaggtgggctttcttttcaaacctctttacttttccgaaaatgctatgtggcgttataagggtggtttaaccgttatgtcatgccatgttgtttttattatgagattgtgtgtctgatgcctagttcgtatgagtttactccgttaggctatatggctgtgttgtgaaacgaattcgggtctgagtagggccgtaaaccctatcagactgtgtacactggtgggatcgtgagccgtccttgcaagtcggccggtcttgtgggcgaatagtgtggccacactttcgtcgcactgtgatgtgattgacggattgatgtgaaaagtggggagataaattgtctggccagacttgaatttttgtgtttctcgtgatatttttcttaccacttaaaactcgagatcactggtatggatgacataacttattaaaatgttttcggcatgagcccattgagtacaacaagtactcagccctgcgtattatttttcttatgtgcaggttgagcgggatgttgcggtggatgttgagctggctaaagaccctaggatacgttgtgtcgtcatacataggcgtgatccttgactctccctgaaccttatttatccgctgctatgttttaaattatgtcttaagaccttaatctttctgtgttgtgtttgaacatgtatggtgacgttaggtttaaacgagtgtttaaGTTGTCTTTTTGAAAAAGGTATtattcgagatttaagttaaatgtttgttttactttagttattaattgttGTACTTCTTAAGTCTAATCTTTCCCGTTGtccttttaaaagtatttttccttatgtctttaaaaaaaaatataacctttAAATCTTTAcactaagttgttttcttttctttaagttaattaagttgtcctttttaatttgtaatccatgcatgtcggtcacgatcgccacgtttgtggtaccccttgtatgggcggtcgtgacatgagccgaggaaagccctctttccgcaagacaaatggagatgtccccaaagataaaacgatttcgtcccggctagtgctcacggattggcgtagtgtccccaaagataaaacgacttcgtccTAGtgagtagaagcacctcaaactcactaggcaccggcgaacttttAGAGTTTCGAGAAAATAAGGAGACGATGCTCCTAAAGTGGCTATATGAGAATGAGAGAACTAGTttagagaggaaatggagatgttGTGATGTTGATGttattatgaatgatgataaggttcatttcatgcatcggtttaagggtaaaatgtactctacttgatcggtttatcgcgcaaagctagtgttaaatgtgcaggaatgccgcttgaccaaagcAACAAGACCAAACTGATTAAGCGAGTACAATAGGCAAAAAGGCCAGATTTCGGGGGAAGTTGGTCAAGGGGaataatcaagcagttaaggaggggaccactggatgtcagaagaaggacacgcgaggctatgagctggatggtgcataacattctgttatcaaggacacgtgctgatatatgagacgcaaggacaaAGCTGAGTCACGattttgttactgaaaagcgtcgtcgttctagaagaagagcacgtagcaatcaatgagtcgctcactctctgcatcagcgaatattccctgccaagatcgttatccagctggaggtcgtgccgagcctataaatagagaatgtgccaccacatgaaggagatccgatcctttactttctgcctagtttagcttagttctctagaatagcttagcttagcttagataaagtaatgtctagttagaaagggcgactgaagaagcgctgcagaatacttgttatctgtcggcgtagtCTTAAGTTTCCCACCGAggctcttctcggttttacttgctttcgtaatttccagagtgttagcttagtttaaaattcacgctatactgttctagtttaatcaaagttattttctttttcatcctcgcatttactgctttagtttcagtttcgttatgatgcacttgatccagtagttaaatttaccttgttCAAATTCGtcagtttaattctgtctagagtaaaatcagtagttaaaaactcccaagttaaagcatggcagcagccaaccccctgttcactattcacacacttgatacatcaacttctctgtgggatcgaccccgaacttgccgctttatcgttaaagtagtgcaaaattgggagttataaattactttgatGGGTAAATAAGCGAAAGCGAGatcgacttgatcaagtggaaatgacatttgctaactgatccaaccggttcagttatctttccatataacttggtccgaattcgaGCTTGTCGTTCATAAAAAAAACCTCGCTAAAAATGGCGCCGTtaccggggaagcatggtgctattttatgtttgtgcgtagtgcatAGGAGTACATAatcttatttctttcttttcttatatttttttcttactgttgatgagaaggtaccaacgcggtggacactggaatcatccctttttACACAGAGAGACTTATGCGCATTGGAGAGTCCTGGAAGTCGACGTcgttaccactcgttacagagccgcacAAGCAGCCGCAGCGGCAGCGGCTGAACAACTGACCAGcgaagaagaaaaagaggagAACACACAGCCCAAACCACCACCACCTGAACAAGCAGAGATGGCCTTCGTCGACAATGACTCGGGAATcggctctctgcacgctcatgatgagaaggagcccacacctGCCATTGCCGTTACTCTTGGAATGCGGACCATTGCAATCaagtcaggagtactggccgttctATCCCACTTTTACGGCCTTTCAAAGGAGTGTCCGTACGCTTTCCTTGAGGAATTTTGCCGATATTGTGATATCCAGCCTGTACCGGCTGGATCTACGTCtgaagattataggctgaaggcaatccctttcgttttgaagggcgaaGTTGGAGTATGGCTGTCGAGACTGCCAGAAGGGTTCCGAATGATCTTCCTAGATCGTTTCTTCCCCGCGTAAAAAAGgagtgccctgaaaagggaaattacagaagccagacaggaatacgatgagcccctcggccagtattgggatagaatccaagggctgcttcaagcatgccccaaccacaagctagGGGAGCGAGAGATCTATTCGATCTTCTATGGTAGACTGACAGTCGACAGCAAGAACGAAAACCCCatttagccaagccaaaaatatattggagaggctgatcgaggctaagcggtcgtatgagacatctcgagggcagtataGAAGAGGAGCAGTGCATgtagcagaggcgcgcaatgatgaaaagttggaggctcgatttgagcaaatggagaagaagctgcttgaggcagtagagaaagccagaccgcctccaccacctgcaccgaaAGAGACGCAGTATGCGccgccaccacctccgccagaagagcatcaattattactattgcgagtttccccctgaggcggagccgcaagcccaagtgaatgcTGTTGGCCACTGGAATacgaatggcaactggatccagggtaAACAGAGAGACGCTCCATGGAGAGACCACCCTAACTTCAGATGGAGTGATCcaaatcaaagccaaccaccacAACCAGCACAGCAGTACTTACAACTCACCGAAGGGCAGCCCGACTGGCCTGCTCGGATCCAGGAGAAACCAAGCATTGGAGGGAATAGGATACAAGGCatacctcaagggaactggtccaATGGAGGACGACCCAACTGGTCAAGCAGACAACCGGAGGGAAACTGGGGATACAGACATCCAGGCCCCCAGTCAAGCAACCAGGGGAGGCAGCCAAACAACCAGATGGTCAGCTATGTTCCACCACACCAACGGGGAAATCAGCATCTGGGAAATCAACAATACAACAAGCCGCAATACCAGCAAGAACACTACGGGCAATCTGCCTACCCGCAGCCCAACTATAGTGGGGGACCGCCGAATCAAAGATACAACCGATATCCCAACGCTGGCCACAAAGATATGTTGGTACCGTACCATCCAAATGATGCGATGCAGGAAATCCAGGAGTCCCAAAAGGAGCAACGGGCGGCGTTGGAGATACTGACAAAACAACTTTCTCAAGTTGCAATGTCGTTGGGCGAGCTGGggggaaatgaaggaaaaattccAGCCACTGTGCAACCACTTGGTCGTGAGAATATTAGTGAAATATCCCTGAGGTTGGGGAAAGTTTACCAAGGCCCCAGCCATTCTGCAATATCTCCAGCAACTGATTCTGGACCAAGCCATGGAAAAGAGGGAGGATCCAGTAGAGTGGATCAAGCGAAAGAAAAGGGCAAGGAAAAGGTGGGAGGTGAAGCCTCGGAAGAAAATCAGATAGAGGAAGCTGAGAAAGTTAAGCCATATCCGTACCGCGGGATGGTGACAAGAAAGAGAGATGCCACGATTGATGTGTCGAGTATGTTCAAAGACGTGGAGGTGAAGGTGCCACTCTTGACGGCGTTAAAAATGCCCCCGATTAGTAAATTCGTCAAAGACTACTTGGCGGGGAAAATCAACGAGGAATGGAGACTAATTATAGATTAAAATGTCTCTGCCATGATCCAGAGAAGTGACCTCCCCTCCAAGAAGACTGACCCTGGAATGTTCACGCTCCCTATTGCTATCGGGGATATTCAAGTAAAGCACGCCATGTGTGACTTGGGGGCATCAACCAACGTTCTGCCATACTCCATTTATCGGAAGCTAGGAGCGGCAAAGCTCGTCAACACTTACATAATGATACATTTGGCCGATAGATCGTGTATTCACCCAGAGGGAATTCTGGAAGACGTGATTGTTAAGGTGAATAACTTTCtatacccagctgattttttcGTAATCAAGATGACGGAACCCGCAGCAAAGGAGTCGAGTGGAGTCCTTCTGGGACGACCGTTCCTGTCCACAGCCAGCACTGTCATAGACGTCGGAAATGGGACGATAAGCCTGGATTTCAAAAGAGAGCAGTACACGTTCAATAttgatgaagccatgaagaagccaGCTGACGGCGAGAACGTATACTCCATAGATTTGACTGAGCCCTTGTTACAGGACTATTTGGAAGAAGAATTCCTAAAGAGGCAGTTCACTGACTCCGCTACAGACGAGGAGGTCGAGAAAGAAGTAGAAGAGTGGTATGATACCATGAAGGTCGGAGAGATGGACGATCAGGCCATTGCGAAAGCAATAACAGATTTCTGCGACCACCCAAAACCAGCTGGGTCAAGTGGGACAGCTCAAGTATCTAGTGTAGCAAAGCGACTTGATCAAGGCAAACCACAAGAAAAAGAAGCGGCAGAAAATCATCTGCCTACTGATGAGCCAAAGCCCGCGATGGAGTTGAAACCTCTTCCAACACATCTTAAGTACGCCTACCTGGAGGAGGGAAAAACAATGCCCATCATTATCAACAGTCAGTTGACCCAGGGGCAGGAAGACATATTGCTGGAAGTATTGAGAAAGAATCAGAAGGCTATCGGCTGGAAGCTAACAGATTTGGTGGGCATCAGCCCAGATTTGTGTATGCACCACATCCGACTGGAAGAAGGAGCCAAGCCACACCGTGACCAACAAcgaaaactcaaccccaacatgagggaagaagtgctcaAGGAAATTGTTAAGTTGGTATCGATCGGAATTATCTACTCCATTCCAGATAGTAATTGGGTcagcccagtacacatggtgCCCAAGAAAGGAGGAATCCAAGtcgtaaaaaatgaaaaaaatgagttgATCCCGACTAGGCCGGTCACGGGAtagaggatgtgcatagattacagAAAGCTGAACCAAGCTACAAAGAAGGACCATTTCCCCCTGCCATTCATTTATCAAATGTGGGAGAAATTGGCAGGGAAACAATACTTCAGCTTTTTGGATGGCTACAGTGGCTACTTCCAGATCGCTGTAAATCCAGATGACCAAGAGAAGACGACGTTTACCTGCCCCTTTGGCACTTACTCTTACaggagaatgccgtttggcctcTGTAATGCCCCGGGcactttccaaagatgcatgatgagcatcttctctgaCCTGTTGGAAGACTgcattgagatcttcatggacgacaTACTGTATATGGGGACGACTTTGATCAAGGACTGCATAGCCTAAACAGGGTATTGGAAAGATGCCGCCAGAAGGACTTGGTgctgaatttcgagaaatgccattttatggttactGAAGGAATAGTCCTGGGCCATGTAGTGTCGAGCAGGGGAATCGAGGTTGATCCAACAAAGGTAGCGGTCATCAGAAAACTCCCATATCCTACCAACCAGAAGGAGATTAAAGCCTTTTGGGGGCACGCTGGGTTTTATAggagatttatcaaggatttcgcaAAAATTGCCCAGCCTCTGACGAAGCTTCTTCAGAACGACGTGGAGTTTGAATTCTCTGATGCCTGCAAGGCCGCATTCCAATTTCTGAAGGACCGATTGATAAGCTCTCCAATAATACGTGCCCCCGATtggaatcacccctttgaggtgatgtgcgatgctagtgactatgctgtgggggcaGTATTAGGCCAGAAGATCGAAGGGAAGAGTTACGTCATTTTTTATGCTTCCAAAACTCTAAATCAGGCACAGAGGAACTATGACGtcaccgaaaaggagatgctatcgGTGGTCTTCGCATTTGAGAAATTCAGACCATACCTGCTAGGGTCCAAAGTGATAGTATATACGGATCATGCGACCATCAAATATCTCTTGGCGAAGAAGGAATCGAAGCCGCGATTGATCAGATGGGTGCTCCTCCTAcaggagtttgattgggaagcagtGGATAAAAAAGGATGCGAGAACAAAGTGGCGGATCACCTGAGCCGAATTTTGCAAAACGATAACGGTGAAGCCATCTCAGATGCCTTCCCTGAGGAACACCTATACCTAGTCAAGTCAACGCCTGAACATCAGTGGGTCAACCAAGTAGAAGAGGTTGATCAAGCCGAGCAAGGAAGCAAGGGACAGCACATGCGGAAAGAGCCATGGTTTGCTGACATGGCCAACTACTTGGTAACAGGCGAGCTGCCCAGGGGTGATGAGATTACAAGGGCACAAAAGCTGAAACTGAAAAGTGACTCCCGATATTTCTATTGGGACGATCCTTACCTATGGAAAATGGGGACAGATCAAGTAATCCGGCGCTGTATACCAGAATGGGAGCAGGAGGACGTGTTGATCCACTGCCACGCACTGGCTTGTGGTGGTCTTTTTGGACCAAAGAGAACAACGAGGAAGGTACTTGATAGTGGATTTTACTGGCCTTCCATTCATAGAGATGCTTATGAGTTCTGCAAGAGGTGCCCGAGATATCAACTTACTGGAGGGATATCCACGAGAGATGAGATGCCTCAAATCCCcattattgtttgtgaaatatttgatgtatggggaatggacaTCATGGGTCTCTTTCCTGCATCTGAAGGCAATCTCTACATGCTggtggcggtggactacgtgtccaaatggatagaggcaaaggCAACAAGGACATGCGAGTCCAGAGAAGTGGCGAagtttttaaaatcaaatatcTTTACCCAATATGGGGTGCCACGGGCTATTGTCTCGGACCAAGGAACTCACTTTGTAAACAGAACCATCAAAGCCTTGATGCGAAAGTATGGAGTTCACCACCGCTTGTCTACACCCTAACACCCACAGTCAAACGACCAAGCCGAAGTGtcaaacagggaaatcaaggccATTCTAGAAAAAACGGTTAATCCCacaaggaaagactggagccaTCGGCTGGAGGACGCGCTTTTAAAATGCCTAtcggaatgtccccataccggaTTGtatttggaaaaatgtgccatcTACCTGTGGGGGTGGAACATCAAGCCTACTGGGCAGTcaaggaaatgaatatgaataccGAGGCTGGAGCTACAGAGAGGAGAATGCAGCTACAAGAGCTTGAAGAACTCCGTCTGGACGCCTAtgactctgccatgtggtacGGGGAAAAGACTAAGATGTGGCACGATAAGAACCTTCGAAAGAAGGAACTCAAGGTAGGTCAAAAGGTACTGCTGTTCCAATTCAAACTGAAATTGATGCCAGGAAAGCTTAGGTCAAGGTGGATAGGCCCTTACACCATTGTCGCCATCCGAACGAATGGAGCAATCGAACTCCAAGGAAGCGATCCAGATTCGCCTACCTTCATGGTGAATGGTCACAGTGTAAAACCGTACAGAGAAGGAATGGAAGCATTCGTGGTGGACGACCTTCCACTGCTAATGCCTAAGTCTTACCAGTAAGGAGGTAAAAGGAGTGATCAGATACTcgtgggtagtctgcttgatcaagcaacaaattcttaatctattaaactgatcaagtgacatcctaggGGAACTCGGTCAAATCCtttgtagttagtgtaaatagttttttgtgtgcaagtttttttaattattagtttttAAAAGTTAGAAGTAAGGACGGaagctgatcaagtggaactaaTTGAGTTTTCATTTAGAAtaaattgtccacttgatcagagcaacttgaatttaattagtggtatagtgattgagttgataagGGCAGGTGATGATAGGACGTGTGCAGACAGTAGACAGGTGTCAGGCGGCGCCAGCTGTCGCAATGAATGGACGTTTTGGAGCGACGGAGGAAGCGTATCGGAGAGAAGCTCTGCCACCTGACATTCTGAAAAGGCGCGCCCATATGTGAAGAgtcgcagggatctcaacagtcgggATTTCAGTATAAAAGGGGATCTctctagagtaaaatcagtagttaaaaactcccaagttaaagcatggcagcagccaaccccctgttcactattcacacacttgatacaccaacttctctgtgggatcgaccccgaacttgccgctttactgttaaagtagtgcaaaattgggagttataaattactttggtgggTAAACAAGCGAAAGCGAGatcgacttgatcaagtggcaacgacatttgctaactgatccaaccggttcagttatcttccatataacttggtccgaattcgaGCTTGTCGTTCATAAAAAAAACCTCGCCAAATGAATTCTCCTTTCAACCTCCTCACATATTTATAGGCTTAGAAAAGGATGTAGTGGTGATCATTTTGAAATTTTCTTCTAACAAGTAGCTTTCAAATTGATCACCAACTTGATCCTTGAGTGATCATTTTGGATTTTGCTTTTCTACCAAGTAGTTTCCAATTTGATCACTCCAATTTGATCAATCCAACAATCTTCTCCAAGCAATTAAAAAATAGAGCATCTCATGGATCACAAACGAACAAGAACCATGCATCGCACGATATGTAAGAAAATGAAGTTAGAAATTGCAATGACTAAATATTCTTCCAACGGATCAGCTAGCCGGTGAAATGAAATAGAACTAAGTGAAAGATTAATGGGCTAGATTATATTAATAGGAAATAATTCTATTGGGCTTGGTCCAATGTTACAATTAATCTATTATATATATGCTCTATTGTAGAGAACATAAGATACAGAAAACCTAATTTTCTAAGAGAGAAAAGCGGCGCTACGTTCACAAGAgatttcctagctttctctgtagaacgattgtaccgaggaattgttcctgcatcggatcagaatacacgtggacctcaatagtagtggattcaacttgtaGGATACAATcgaagaagaaaacaacacaacaagtaagatttagttccgttgtgtattacgtgctcaacttacaatataattatgaatctagatctgttattcttgtctgcaatttctgctgcgctcattagatgaatacaagaattcctaacagtggtatcagagcccagagCTCGATTCTTAATTAACTTTGTAATCTAATTACTTGTGGAATAATTTTAGAAATCAGAATTATGTGATTGATCTGCTTCGAAATTtgatttcaaaaattttcaagAAATTGGTTTCATAATTGCTTAGAAGTTGAAATTAGATTTCGATTCTTTTaacaaaattttgtaaaaattaccGCAAATTGCAAACTGTTTTGGATTTTGACttcaaattttttgaattatttggaaAAGAAATCATGCTTCCGCCGA from Salvia splendens isolate huo1 chromosome 9, SspV2, whole genome shotgun sequence includes:
- the LOC121749454 gene encoding uncharacterized protein LOC121749454, which gives rise to MCHLPVGVEHQAYWAVKEMNMNTEAGATERRMQLQELEELRLDAYDSAMWYGEKTKMWHDKNLRKKELKVGQKVLLFQFKLKLMPGKLRSRWIGPYTIVAIRTNGAIELQGSDPDSPTFMVNGHSVKPYREGMEAFVVDDLPLLMPKSYQ